Genomic window (Paenibacillus sp. 37):
GTCCGTAGTAAGCGCAAGAAAAAGGCGGAAGGGGATTGGACACGCCAGCCGGAGGAACCTAGTACAGCAGATCAGCTGATCGGTCTTCCAAGTCAATATAAAGTGCTGAACGACCTGCTCGTTACCAATCCGAAGTCACGCTCCGGTTATTCGCAGATTGATCATGTCGTGATCGGTCCGCGGGCAATCTTTGTGATCGAAACCCGAAATCTGACGACAGGTGAGATTCGCGGCGGAAGAAGAGAGGCCAATTGGTCGGTCAGCAGCAGCCGGGTCAAAATGTACAATCCACTCATGCAGCATCGTGCGCACGTGGAAGCCATCCATGCACACCTCGGAGACTACAAAAGAGTGCGTCTCGTCTCCATGGTGACTTTCACCAACCGTTGCCGTATCAGTGTTGATCCTGCTGTGAGATACGTGAATTCAGATGAACTGATCATCTACGATCATGAATTGGTGGAAACGATTCAGCGGAAGACGGAACGACTTGAGAGTGAGGTTCCCGAAACCGTATTTCAAGAGAAGGATATTCAGGCGATCTACGCTCTGTTATCATCGGTCAATTCCACCGATCCTCAGATTCGGTCAGAGCATATGGAGAAGGCTAAAGGGATCAAATAATTACCCTTCACGAACACTGTTGTC
Coding sequences:
- a CDS encoding nuclease-related domain-containing protein: MFKKILSLFKTQPELANQITASASALPSTTTIPPRMVRSKRKKKAEGDWTRQPEEPSTADQLIGLPSQYKVLNDLLVTNPKSRSGYSQIDHVVIGPRAIFVIETRNLTTGEIRGGRREANWSVSSSRVKMYNPLMQHRAHVEAIHAHLGDYKRVRLVSMVTFTNRCRISVDPAVRYVNSDELIIYDHELVETIQRKTERLESEVPETVFQEKDIQAIYALLSSVNSTDPQIRSEHMEKAKGIK